A stretch of DNA from Halobacteriovorax sp. JY17:
ATTAGACCACAAGCTAAGAAAGCAAAAGAAGAGCAAGCAATGCTTAGCCAACTTGGTAAAGGTGAGGAAATTTTTACTAAATCAGGGCTTTTTGGAACTATCACTGGAATTACTGATAAGATCATCACTCTTGAAGTTGCTGAAGGAACTAAAGTAAAAGTTCTAAGAAGCCATATTGGTGGAAAGGCCTCTTCAATCTTCGATAAGAAAGAAGATAAGAAATAAGAGGTAAGTATGTTTGGAATCGGCGGAGCTGAGTTACTAGTAATCTTTCTTTTTGCACTTCTCTTTATTGGTCCAAAGAAGCTCCCAGAGCTTGCAAGGGGCCTTGGTAAAGGGATTCGTGAATTTCAAAAAGCCAAAGATGATCTCTTTGATCAAGTAAATGCTTCTGCCGATGAGCAGAAAAAATCTCAAAATTCGAGCAA
This window harbors:
- the yajC gene encoding preprotein translocase subunit YajC — its product is MLDLLFTPVLAQEAAAAAGQPNALSSFLPMIAVFGIFYFLMIRPQAKKAKEEQAMLSQLGKGEEIFTKSGLFGTITGITDKIITLEVAEGTKVKVLRSHIGGKASSIFDKKEDKK
- a CDS encoding twin-arginine translocase TatA/TatE family subunit yields the protein MFGIGGAELLVIFLFALLFIGPKKLPELARGLGKGIREFQKAKDDLFDQVNASADEQKKSQNSSNDDATSEVIAESSDNKKPSDDSNA